From Streptomyces sp. 6-11-2, one genomic window encodes:
- a CDS encoding nicotinate phosphoribosyltransferase, whose translation MGVADLGLPVDVPSTALFTDHYELTMLQAALKGGTAGRRSVFEVFTRRLPDGRRYGVVGGTGRVLDAVENFRFDADVLAFLRERRVVDEPTLEWLADYRFGGDICGYPEGEVYFPGSPIMRVEGSFGECVLLETVILSILNHDSAIAAAASRMASAAGGRPLIEMGARRTHELAAVAASRAAYLGGFTSTSDLAAGFRYNIPTVGTSAHAFTLLHDRERDAFQAQVDSLGRDTTLLVDTYDVTEAVRTAVEIAGPELGSVRIDSGDLLLVAHRVRQQLDELGARDTKIIVTSDLDEYAIASLAAAPVDAYGVGTQLVTGSGHPTASMVYKLVARAETGDAGAPLVPVAKKSTGGKTSVGGRKWAARRLDAHGVAEAEVVGTGPVPDRLAGRQLLVELVKGGEVVAREPLDAARDRHATARANLPLSATQLSRGEPVLPTEYVHTGSGS comes from the coding sequence GTGGGCGTTGCGGACCTTGGGCTGCCGGTGGACGTTCCCTCGACGGCTCTGTTCACCGATCACTACGAGCTGACGATGCTCCAGGCCGCTCTGAAGGGCGGGACGGCCGGGCGGCGCAGCGTCTTCGAGGTCTTCACCCGGCGGCTGCCCGACGGACGCCGCTACGGGGTCGTGGGCGGCACCGGGCGGGTGCTGGACGCGGTGGAGAACTTCCGCTTCGACGCGGACGTCCTCGCCTTCCTGCGCGAGCGCCGGGTGGTGGACGAGCCGACCCTCGAATGGCTCGCCGACTACCGGTTCGGCGGGGACATCTGCGGCTACCCCGAGGGCGAGGTGTACTTCCCGGGTTCGCCGATCATGCGGGTGGAGGGGTCGTTCGGCGAGTGCGTGCTGCTGGAGACCGTGATCCTGTCGATCCTCAACCACGACTCGGCGATCGCGGCCGCCGCCTCCCGGATGGCCTCGGCCGCCGGCGGCCGCCCGCTGATCGAGATGGGCGCCCGCCGCACCCACGAGCTGGCCGCGGTCGCCGCCTCCCGGGCCGCCTACCTCGGCGGCTTCACCTCCACCTCCGACCTGGCCGCCGGCTTCCGCTACAACATCCCGACGGTGGGCACCTCCGCCCACGCCTTCACCCTGCTGCACGACAGGGAGCGGGACGCCTTCCAGGCGCAGGTGGACTCGCTCGGCCGGGACACCACCCTGCTCGTGGACACCTACGACGTGACCGAGGCGGTCCGTACGGCCGTCGAGATCGCCGGGCCCGAGCTGGGCTCGGTGCGCATCGACTCCGGCGACCTGCTGCTGGTCGCGCACCGGGTGCGCCAGCAGCTCGACGAGCTGGGCGCCCGGGACACGAAGATCATCGTCACCTCGGACCTGGACGAGTACGCCATCGCCTCGCTGGCGGCGGCGCCCGTGGACGCCTACGGCGTCGGCACCCAGCTGGTCACCGGCTCCGGCCACCCGACGGCGTCCATGGTCTACAAGCTGGTCGCGCGCGCCGAGACCGGCGACGCCGGGGCGCCGCTGGTGCCGGTGGCGAAGAAGTCCACCGGCGGCAAGACCTCCGTCGGCGGCCGCAAGTGGGCGGCGCGCCGGCTGGACGCGCACGGGGTCGCGGAGGCGGAGGTCGTGGGCACCGGCCCGGTGCCGGACCGGCTGGCCGGCCGGCAGCTCCTGGTGGAGCTGGTCAAGGGCGGCGAGGTGGTCGCCCGCGAGCCGCTGGACGCCGCCCGGGACCGGCACGCGACCGCCCGCGCCAACCTGCCGCTGTCGGCGACCCAGCTCTCCCGAGGGGAACCCGTCCTTCCGACGGAGTACGTCCACACGGGCTCGGGTAGCTAA
- a CDS encoding RDD family protein — protein sequence MSAPTPAPGDDRPREGYYPDPSIPGYVRYWNGASWVPGTSRPAPTDGEPLGPPPGVHTTAVPAVEETGPHFFDEDPVADPNPAAAPQGGRPEPASAWGADRNRQSGFGGGQDHRVSWGAPAPADPRVAHTADPAPADADPARDGGRSDGTFVFRRPTTGGTPGTPGDAVPGVPGPGTPVDEGTMTFRAVPPRTPGAGTPGLPGQGSPGSGVASGSGLPGPSGGAGFPGGAGAAGPPAAGGPAASGAGGPGFGAGKAAAARAAAAQPPGQAGARPGGASAQAPVPAAPPMSSPSAPPLQPGGPQGPGAPAGTPLASGAGGGQSSWAQQVHRLAGSGEQQPVAPWKPPVEDPFQAAARRQASARPAGLGKRLAARLVDSIVLGGVTAVAAVPLGTKAIDHVNGKIDAARLSGRTVTVWLLDGTTATYLGVVLAVLLLFGVVYEVLPTAKWGRTLGKKLCGLEVRDIEGHEPPSFGPALRRWLVWGVPGLLGIGLVGMAWCLFDRPWRQCWHDKAAHTFVAG from the coding sequence ATGAGCGCCCCAACCCCGGCACCCGGTGACGACAGGCCACGCGAAGGCTACTACCCGGACCCGTCCATCCCTGGCTACGTCCGGTACTGGAACGGCGCCTCCTGGGTGCCGGGCACCAGCCGCCCGGCACCGACCGACGGCGAGCCGCTCGGACCGCCGCCCGGCGTGCACACCACGGCGGTCCCGGCGGTGGAGGAGACGGGACCGCACTTCTTCGACGAGGACCCCGTCGCCGACCCGAATCCCGCCGCGGCACCGCAGGGCGGCCGGCCCGAACCGGCGTCGGCCTGGGGGGCCGACCGCAACCGGCAGTCCGGCTTCGGCGGCGGCCAGGACCACCGCGTCTCCTGGGGCGCCCCGGCCCCGGCCGACCCGAGGGTGGCCCACACGGCGGACCCCGCACCGGCCGACGCGGATCCGGCACGGGACGGGGGCCGCTCCGACGGCACGTTCGTCTTCCGCCGCCCCACGACCGGCGGCACTCCCGGGACCCCGGGTGACGCCGTCCCCGGCGTTCCGGGACCGGGCACGCCCGTCGACGAGGGCACGATGACCTTCCGCGCGGTGCCTCCCAGGACTCCGGGGGCAGGCACGCCGGGCCTTCCCGGCCAGGGCTCGCCCGGCTCCGGGGTCGCGTCCGGCTCCGGCCTGCCGGGCCCGTCCGGTGGCGCCGGCTTCCCGGGCGGCGCCGGGGCGGCCGGGCCACCCGCTGCCGGTGGGCCCGCCGCGAGCGGTGCCGGCGGTCCCGGTTTCGGGGCCGGAAAGGCCGCCGCCGCGCGGGCGGCGGCCGCGCAGCCGCCCGGCCAGGCCGGGGCCCGGCCCGGTGGTGCCTCCGCACAGGCTCCCGTCCCGGCCGCGCCACCGATGTCCTCCCCCTCGGCCCCGCCCCTTCAGCCCGGCGGGCCGCAGGGCCCCGGCGCTCCCGCCGGGACGCCGCTGGCCAGTGGTGCCGGTGGTGGGCAGTCCTCCTGGGCGCAGCAGGTGCACCGGCTCGCCGGGTCGGGTGAGCAGCAGCCCGTGGCGCCCTGGAAGCCGCCGGTCGAGGACCCGTTCCAGGCGGCGGCACGGCGGCAGGCCTCGGCCCGGCCCGCCGGCCTCGGCAAGCGACTGGCTGCCCGGCTCGTCGACTCGATCGTCCTCGGGGGCGTCACCGCCGTGGCCGCCGTACCGCTCGGCACCAAGGCGATCGACCACGTCAACGGGAAGATCGACGCGGCCCGGCTCTCCGGCCGCACGGTGACGGTCTGGCTCCTGGACGGCACCACGGCGACGTACCTCGGCGTCGTCCTCGCCGTCCTGCTGCTCTTCGGCGTGGTCTACGAGGTGCTGCCCACCGCCAAGTGGGGCCGCACTCTGGGCAAGAAGCTGTGCGGCCTGGAAGTGCGGGACATCGAGGGTCACGAGCCCCCGTCGTTCGGCCCGGCCCTGCGCCGCTGGCTCGTCTGGGGTGTCCCGGGCCTCCTCGGCATCGGTCTGGTGGGCATGGCGTGGTGCCTGTTCGACCGGCCGTGGCGCCAGTGCTGGCACGACAAGGCGGCGCACACGTTCGTGGCGGGCTGA
- a CDS encoding Lrp/AsnC family transcriptional regulator — protein MAIDHLDGRIIVLLAREPRVGVLEMSRRLGVARGTVQARLDRLQARGVIRGFGPEVDPAALGYPVTAFATLQIRQGQGPDVRAHLATVPEVLELHTTTGTGDMLCRLVARSNADLQRVIDRVVGFEGIDRASTAIVMENPVPLRIIPLVEQAAEEE, from the coding sequence GTGGCGATCGATCATCTGGACGGCCGCATCATCGTGCTGCTGGCGCGCGAGCCGCGCGTCGGCGTGCTGGAGATGTCACGGCGGCTGGGGGTGGCGCGGGGGACGGTCCAGGCGCGTCTGGACCGCCTTCAGGCGCGCGGGGTGATCCGCGGCTTCGGGCCGGAGGTGGACCCGGCGGCGCTCGGCTATCCGGTCACGGCGTTCGCGACGCTCCAGATCCGGCAGGGGCAGGGCCCGGACGTACGGGCCCATCTGGCGACCGTGCCGGAGGTGCTGGAGCTGCACACCACGACCGGCACCGGCGACATGCTGTGCCGCCTGGTCGCCCGTTCCAACGCCGATCTCCAGCGCGTGATCGACCGGGTGGTGGGGTTCGAGGGCATCGATCGGGCGTCGACGGCGATCGTCATGGAGAACCCGGTGCCGCTGCGGATCATCCCGCTGGTGGAGCAGGCGGCGGAGGAGGAGTGA
- a CDS encoding immune inhibitor A domain-containing protein, producing MTSRRWTFRTTAIGVALAAATATFSTFAVAEAATTADSASVNRHDPQPVEQHSHDLDGPLSKTQKAQRQEALSQVIAGKAKVQDRKGSKVVELKGKKGDTKYVELGREKTDKIFTILVEFGDKTDPKYGGTPGPLHNEIAAPDRKKDNSTAWQKDYNQQHFQDLYFGTGKNTESVKKYYETQSSGRYSVDGKVSDWVKVPWNEARYGNNACGSTNCPSVWNIVSDGVNAWVAQQKAAGRTDAQIKADLAQYDQWDRYDYNGNGNFNEPDGYIDHFQIVHAGEDESAGGGAQGTDAIWAHRWYAFGTDAGATGPEYNKLGGAQIGNTGIWVGDYTIQPENGGLGVYAHEYGHDLGLPDEYDTSGGENSTGFWTLMSSGSWLGRGKEAIGDLPGDMNAWDKLQLGWLNYDVAKAGVNSAHKLGLSEYNTKHRQAVVVSLPDKAVTTTIVTPAQGATQWWSGSANNLKNTLTRSVDLTGKKSAALTLDGWYDIEANYDFLYTEVSTDGGANYTVLDGTVNGQPIPRDGSGNPALHGTVDGWKNLSYSLDAYAGQKVLLRFRYQTDGGVALKGFTADRITLTADGSVVFADDAESADPAWTANGFSRIGASFTKDYKQYYIAENRQYVSYDTTLQTGPYNFGFADRPDWVEHFPYQNGLLIWKWDTSEADNNTSKHPGTGRILPVDSHPDALRWSDGTLMRNRIQTYDSTFSLYGTDGITLHKAGVTTKIKSSKGVSVFNDRANTYYDPANPAGGVKITDTNTKIKITKEAKDGSTMEIEVGGALK from the coding sequence GTGACCAGTAGACGCTGGACGTTCAGAACGACCGCGATCGGTGTCGCGCTCGCGGCGGCCACCGCCACGTTCTCGACGTTCGCCGTGGCGGAGGCCGCGACGACGGCCGACTCCGCTTCCGTGAACCGGCACGACCCGCAGCCGGTGGAGCAGCACTCGCACGACCTCGACGGCCCGCTGAGCAAGACGCAGAAGGCCCAGCGCCAGGAGGCCCTGAGCCAGGTCATCGCCGGCAAGGCCAAGGTGCAGGACCGCAAGGGCTCCAAGGTCGTCGAGCTCAAGGGCAAGAAGGGCGACACCAAGTACGTCGAGCTGGGCCGGGAGAAGACCGACAAGATCTTCACCATCCTGGTCGAGTTCGGCGACAAGACGGACCCGAAGTACGGCGGCACCCCCGGTCCGCTGCACAACGAGATCGCCGCGCCGGATCGCAAGAAGGACAACTCCACGGCCTGGCAGAAGGACTACAACCAGCAGCACTTCCAGGACCTGTACTTCGGCACCGGCAAGAACACGGAGTCGGTGAAGAAGTACTACGAGACCCAGTCCTCGGGCCGCTACTCGGTCGACGGCAAGGTCTCCGACTGGGTCAAGGTGCCCTGGAACGAGGCCCGTTATGGCAACAACGCCTGCGGCTCCACCAACTGCCCGAGCGTGTGGAACATCGTCAGCGACGGTGTGAACGCCTGGGTCGCCCAGCAGAAGGCGGCCGGCCGGACCGACGCCCAGATCAAGGCGGACCTGGCCCAGTACGACCAGTGGGACCGCTACGACTACAACGGCAACGGCAACTTCAACGAGCCCGACGGCTACATCGACCACTTCCAGATCGTGCACGCCGGTGAGGACGAGTCCGCCGGCGGCGGCGCCCAGGGCACCGACGCGATCTGGGCGCACCGCTGGTACGCCTTCGGCACCGACGCCGGCGCCACCGGCCCCGAGTACAACAAGCTCGGCGGCGCGCAGATCGGCAACACCGGCATCTGGGTCGGCGACTACACCATCCAGCCGGAGAACGGCGGCCTCGGCGTCTACGCCCACGAGTACGGCCACGACCTCGGCCTGCCGGACGAGTACGACACCTCCGGCGGCGAGAACTCCACCGGCTTCTGGACGCTGATGTCCTCCGGTTCCTGGCTCGGCCGCGGCAAGGAAGCCATCGGCGACCTGCCCGGCGACATGAACGCCTGGGACAAGCTCCAGCTCGGCTGGCTCAACTACGACGTCGCCAAGGCGGGCGTGAACTCGGCGCACAAGCTGGGTCTGTCCGAGTACAACACCAAGCACCGGCAGGCCGTGGTGGTCTCCCTGCCCGACAAGGCGGTCACCACCACGATCGTCACCCCGGCCCAGGGTGCCACCCAGTGGTGGAGCGGCAGCGCCAACAACCTGAAGAACACCCTGACCCGGTCCGTGGACCTCACCGGCAAGAAGTCGGCCGCCCTCACCCTTGACGGCTGGTACGACATCGAGGCCAACTACGACTTCCTCTACACCGAGGTCTCCACCGACGGCGGCGCCAACTACACCGTCCTCGACGGCACCGTGAACGGCCAGCCGATCCCGCGCGACGGCAGCGGCAACCCGGCCCTGCACGGCACGGTCGACGGCTGGAAGAACCTGTCGTACTCCCTGGACGCCTACGCGGGTCAGAAGGTCCTGCTCCGCTTCCGCTACCAGACCGACGGCGGAGTGGCGCTGAAGGGCTTCACGGCCGACCGGATCACGCTGACCGCGGACGGCTCGGTGGTCTTCGCGGACGACGCCGAGAGCGCGGACCCGGCGTGGACGGCGAACGGCTTCTCCCGCATCGGCGCGTCCTTCACCAAGGACTACAAGCAGTACTACATCGCCGAGAACCGCCAGTACGTGTCGTACGACACCACGCTGCAGACCGGCCCGTACAACTTCGGCTTCGCCGACCGTCCGGACTGGGTCGAGCACTTCCCGTACCAGAACGGCCTGCTGATCTGGAAGTGGGACACCTCCGAGGCCGACAACAACACCAGCAAGCACCCGGGCACCGGCCGGATCCTCCCGGTCGACTCGCACCCGGACGCGCTGCGGTGGTCCGACGGCACGCTGATGCGCAACCGCATCCAGACCTACGACTCGACGTTCAGCCTGTACGGCACGGACGGCATCACGCTGCACAAGGCGGGCGTCACGACCAAGATCAAGTCGTCGAAGGGGGTGTCGGTCTTCAACGACCGCGCCAACACCTACTACGACCCCGCGAACCCGGCCGGCGGTGTCAAGATCACTGACACCAACACCAAGATCAAGATCACCAAGGAGGCCAAGGACGGCTCCACGATGGAGATCGAGGTCGGCGGCGCGCTGAAGTAA
- a CDS encoding transcriptional regulator: MAEPLDPRVRPLDARSLRGLAHPLRMRLLTALRRGGPATASQLAAKLGESSGATSYHLRQLAAHGFVEDAPGHGKGRERWWRAAHRGESFDDTLLKDPDPEVRGAADLFMHEVANQRTQELATWLGTRSDWSEAWTRAADMSSWTLRLTPELALELIEKMHELVESYRALAPADGTPDTEQVRVHSHVFPTHTD; encoded by the coding sequence ATGGCCGAACCCCTGGACCCTCGGGTCCGCCCTCTTGATGCCCGCTCGCTGCGTGGTCTGGCACACCCCCTGCGCATGCGGCTGCTGACCGCGCTGCGGCGCGGCGGGCCGGCCACCGCGTCCCAACTGGCCGCGAAACTGGGTGAGTCCAGCGGTGCCACCAGTTACCACCTGCGTCAGCTCGCCGCGCACGGCTTCGTCGAGGACGCGCCCGGGCACGGCAAGGGGCGGGAGCGCTGGTGGCGGGCGGCCCACAGGGGCGAGAGTTTCGACGACACGCTGCTGAAGGACCCCGACCCCGAAGTACGCGGCGCCGCCGACCTGTTCATGCACGAGGTCGCGAACCAGCGCACTCAGGAGCTGGCGACCTGGCTCGGCACGAGGAGCGACTGGTCCGAGGCATGGACCCGCGCCGCGGACATGAGCTCCTGGACGCTGCGCCTCACGCCCGAACTCGCCCTCGAACTCATCGAGAAGATGCACGAGCTCGTGGAGAGCTACCGCGCCCTGGCCCCCGCCGACGGCACCCCGGACACCGAGCAGGTGCGCGTCCACTCGCACGTCTTCCCCACCCACACGGACTGA
- a CDS encoding RDD family protein: MSTEPPSGSGPQPPSPGGRRSPHGQGPWGENARGDDGQGGGAWGGAQEGGRSGGSPYSDDPSAGMPPPPGEQPPPPGEQPPPGGGPQGGGPYGGGPQGGGGPYGPQGGGYDGGGPYGGGPQGGGYGGGPYGGDPLAGMPPLADSGKRTLARIVDLVLVGIVVTLVTWGLRVNEYAVNAENVQVGKSVAQSVVGVVLYMAYDTFMISRYGQTLGKKWLGMRVANLDDGSTPSVPTALARAAVLWVPFWFCCACLWLAISGGWSFFDRPYKQGLHDKVAKTVVVSTG, translated from the coding sequence ATGAGCACCGAACCGCCCTCCGGCTCCGGACCGCAGCCCCCTTCCCCCGGGGGAAGGCGATCACCCCACGGCCAGGGTCCGTGGGGCGAGAACGCGCGGGGCGACGACGGGCAGGGCGGCGGCGCGTGGGGCGGCGCCCAGGAAGGCGGGCGGTCGGGCGGCTCCCCGTACTCCGACGACCCGTCAGCAGGCATGCCCCCGCCGCCCGGCGAGCAGCCTCCGCCGCCCGGAGAGCAACCACCCCCCGGCGGCGGGCCACAGGGCGGTGGGCCGTACGGCGGTGGCCCGCAGGGCGGCGGGGGTCCTTACGGTCCGCAGGGCGGCGGCTACGACGGTGGCGGTCCCTACGGCGGAGGCCCGCAGGGCGGCGGTTACGGCGGCGGTCCCTACGGCGGTGACCCGCTCGCCGGTATGCCCCCGCTCGCTGACAGCGGCAAACGCACCCTCGCCCGGATCGTCGACCTGGTCCTGGTCGGCATCGTCGTCACCCTGGTCACCTGGGGCCTGCGGGTCAACGAGTACGCGGTCAACGCCGAGAACGTGCAGGTCGGCAAGTCCGTGGCGCAGTCAGTGGTCGGCGTGGTGCTCTACATGGCCTACGACACCTTCATGATCTCCAGATACGGGCAGACCCTGGGCAAGAAGTGGCTGGGCATGCGGGTGGCCAACCTCGACGACGGCTCCACCCCGTCCGTCCCGACCGCGCTGGCACGCGCGGCGGTGCTCTGGGTGCCCTTCTGGTTCTGCTGCGCCTGCCTGTGGCTGGCGATCAGCGGCGGGTGGAGCTTCTTCGACCGCCCCTACAAGCAGGGCCTGCACGACAAGGTGGCCAAGACGGTGGTGGTCAGCACCGGTTGA
- a CDS encoding SsgA family sporulation/cell division regulator — protein MRHTVVERELELRLILSPECGVPVPARLAYRTDDPYAVHVVFHVDSEHPVHWTFARELLVEGVFRPCGDGDVRVWPSKALGRSVVLLALSAPDGEALLEASAAQVSAWLERTLSLVPPGTEGEQLGIDDELAGLLAQ, from the coding sequence ATGCGGCACACCGTGGTGGAGCGCGAACTGGAGCTGAGACTGATCCTGTCGCCCGAGTGCGGCGTCCCCGTCCCGGCACGGCTCGCCTACCGCACCGACGACCCGTACGCCGTGCACGTCGTCTTCCACGTCGACTCCGAGCACCCCGTGCACTGGACGTTCGCCCGGGAACTGCTCGTGGAGGGGGTGTTCCGGCCGTGCGGGGACGGCGACGTGCGGGTGTGGCCGTCGAAGGCGCTGGGCCGCAGCGTGGTGCTGCTGGCACTGAGCGCGCCCGACGGCGAGGCCCTGCTGGAGGCGTCCGCAGCGCAGGTGTCGGCCTGGCTGGAGCGCACGCTGAGCCTGGTGCCGCCGGGCACCGAGGGGGAGCAGCTCGGCATCGACGACGAGCTGGCCGGGCTGCTCGCCCAGTGA
- a CDS encoding FAD-binding oxidoreductase — translation MIVSRIEAAPDEAQGNLTDRLLAGLPAEAVLVDPDVTSSYANDMASFCPSGAPAVVVLPRTVEQVQHVMRTATELRVPVVPQGARTGLSGAANASDGCIVLSLTKMDRILEISPVDRVAVVEPGVVNAALSRAVNEHGLYYPPDPSSWEMCTIGGNIGTASGGLCCVKYGVTAEYVLGLDVVLADGRLMSTGRRTAKGVAGYDLTRLFVGSEGSLGIVVRAVLALRPQPPQQLVLAAEFDSAAAACDAVCRIMAGGHVPSLLELMDRTTVKAVNDLARMGLPETTEALLLAAFDTPDPAADLAAVGALCEAAGATQVVPADDAAESEMLLQARRLSLTALEAVKGTTMIDDVCVPRSRLGEMLEGIERIAEKYQLTIGVCAHAGDGNTHPTVCFDAQDPDESRRARESFDEIMALGLELGGTITGEHGVGVLKKEWLAREIGPVGVEMQRAIKQAFDPLGILNPGKLF, via the coding sequence GTGATCGTGAGCCGCATTGAAGCCGCACCCGACGAAGCCCAGGGCAACCTCACCGACCGGCTCCTCGCGGGCCTGCCGGCCGAGGCGGTCCTCGTCGATCCCGATGTCACGTCCTCCTACGCCAACGACATGGCCAGCTTCTGCCCGTCCGGCGCCCCGGCCGTCGTCGTCCTGCCGCGCACGGTGGAACAGGTCCAGCACGTCATGCGCACCGCCACCGAACTACGTGTCCCGGTCGTCCCGCAGGGCGCCCGCACCGGCCTGTCCGGCGCGGCCAACGCCTCCGACGGCTGCATCGTGCTGTCCCTGACCAAAATGGACCGCATCCTGGAGATCAGCCCGGTCGACCGGGTCGCGGTCGTCGAGCCGGGCGTCGTCAACGCCGCGCTCTCCCGCGCGGTGAACGAACACGGCCTGTACTACCCGCCGGACCCCTCCAGTTGGGAGATGTGCACGATCGGCGGCAACATCGGCACCGCCTCCGGCGGCCTGTGCTGCGTGAAGTACGGGGTCACCGCCGAGTACGTGCTCGGTCTGGACGTCGTGCTGGCCGACGGGCGGCTGATGTCCACCGGCCGCCGCACCGCCAAGGGCGTCGCCGGATACGACCTGACCCGCCTGTTCGTCGGCTCCGAGGGCTCGCTCGGCATCGTCGTGCGGGCCGTTCTGGCACTCAGGCCGCAGCCGCCGCAACAGCTCGTGCTGGCCGCCGAGTTCGACTCCGCGGCCGCCGCCTGCGACGCCGTGTGCCGGATCATGGCGGGCGGACATGTGCCCTCCCTGCTCGAACTCATGGACCGTACGACGGTGAAGGCCGTCAACGACCTCGCCCGCATGGGCCTGCCGGAGACCACCGAGGCGCTGCTGCTGGCCGCGTTCGACACGCCGGACCCGGCCGCCGACCTCGCCGCGGTCGGCGCGCTGTGCGAGGCGGCCGGCGCCACCCAGGTCGTCCCCGCCGACGACGCCGCCGAGTCCGAGATGCTGTTGCAGGCGCGGCGGCTGTCGCTCACCGCGCTGGAGGCCGTCAAGGGCACGACGATGATCGACGACGTGTGCGTGCCCCGCTCCCGGCTCGGCGAGATGCTCGAAGGCATCGAACGGATCGCCGAGAAGTACCAGCTCACCATTGGGGTCTGCGCGCACGCGGGCGACGGCAACACCCATCCGACCGTCTGCTTCGACGCGCAGGACCCCGACGAGTCGCGGCGCGCCCGCGAGTCCTTCGACGAGATCATGGCTCTCGGCCTCGAACTCGGCGGCACCATCACCGGCGAGCACGGCGTGGGCGTGCTGAAGAAGGAGTGGCTGGCGCGCGAGATCGGCCCGGTGGGGGTCGAGATGCAGCGGGCGATCAAACAGGCCTTCGACCCGCTGGGCATCCTCAACCCCGGCAAGCTGTTCTGA
- a CDS encoding isochorismatase family protein, giving the protein MRRALIVVDVQNDFCEGGSLAVAGGADVAAAITELIGQAPAGYRHVVATRDHHIAPGGHFADNPDFVRSWPAHCVAGTEGVGFHPNFAPAVASGAVDAVFDKGAYSAAYSGFEGTDENGEPLADWLRARHIDEVDVVGIATDHCVRATALDAVQEGFRTQVLLDLTAGVTQATTERALEELRRAGVELMGKPVVA; this is encoded by the coding sequence ATGCGCCGCGCCTTGATCGTCGTCGATGTGCAGAACGACTTCTGCGAGGGGGGCAGCCTCGCGGTGGCCGGGGGCGCCGACGTCGCCGCCGCGATCACCGAGCTCATCGGGCAGGCTCCCGCGGGCTACCGGCACGTGGTGGCGACCCGGGACCACCACATCGCGCCCGGCGGTCACTTCGCCGACAACCCCGACTTCGTCCGTTCCTGGCCCGCGCACTGTGTCGCGGGCACGGAGGGCGTGGGCTTCCACCCGAACTTCGCCCCGGCCGTCGCCTCCGGAGCCGTCGACGCGGTCTTCGACAAGGGCGCCTACTCGGCGGCCTACAGCGGCTTCGAGGGCACCGACGAGAACGGCGAGCCGCTGGCCGACTGGCTCAGGGCCCGGCACATCGACGAGGTGGACGTGGTCGGGATCGCCACGGACCACTGCGTGCGCGCCACCGCCCTGGACGCCGTGCAGGAGGGCTTCCGCACCCAGGTGCTCCTGGACCTCACCGCCGGGGTGACCCAGGCGACCACCGAACGGGCACTGGAGGAGCTGCGGCGGGCGGGCGTCGAGCTCATGGGCAAGCCGGTCGTCGCCTAG
- the hppD gene encoding 4-hydroxyphenylpyruvate dioxygenase, whose protein sequence is MTQTTHLTPDATARQADPFPVKGMDAVVFAVGNAKQAAHYYSTAFGMKLVAYSGPENGSRETASYVLESGSARFVFTSVVKPATDWGTFLAQHVAEHGDGVVDLAIEVPDARAAYAYAIEHGARSVTEPYELKDEHGTVVLAAIATYGQTRHTLVERAGYEGPYLPGYVAAKPIVEPPAQRVFQAVDHCVGNVELGRMNEWVEFYNKVMGFTNMKEFVGDDIATEYSALMSKVVADGTLKVKFPINEPAVAKKKSQIDEYLEFYGGAGVQHIALNTNDIVQTVRTMRAAGVEFLDTPDSYYDTLGQWVGDTRVPVETLRELKILADRDEDGYLLQIFTKPVQDRPTVFFELIERHGSMGFGKGNFKALFEAIEREQERRGNL, encoded by the coding sequence ATGACGCAGACCACACACCTCACTCCCGACGCGACCGCCCGGCAGGCCGACCCCTTCCCGGTCAAGGGAATGGACGCGGTCGTCTTCGCCGTGGGCAACGCCAAGCAGGCGGCGCACTACTACTCCACCGCCTTCGGCATGAAGCTGGTCGCCTACTCCGGACCGGAGAACGGCAGCCGGGAGACCGCGAGCTACGTCCTGGAGAGCGGCTCCGCCCGCTTCGTGTTCACCTCGGTGGTCAAGCCCGCCACCGACTGGGGCACCTTCCTCGCCCAGCACGTGGCCGAGCACGGCGACGGCGTCGTCGACCTCGCCATCGAGGTCCCGGACGCGCGCGCCGCGTACGCCTACGCCATCGAGCACGGCGCCCGCTCGGTGACCGAGCCGTACGAGCTGAAGGACGAGCACGGCACCGTCGTCCTCGCCGCGATCGCCACCTACGGCCAGACCCGCCACACCCTGGTCGAGCGGGCCGGCTACGAGGGCCCGTACCTGCCCGGCTACGTGGCCGCGAAGCCCATCGTCGAGCCGCCCGCCCAGCGCGTCTTCCAGGCCGTCGACCACTGCGTCGGCAACGTCGAACTCGGCCGCATGAACGAGTGGGTGGAGTTCTACAACAAGGTCATGGGCTTCACGAACATGAAGGAGTTCGTGGGCGACGACATCGCCACCGAGTACAGCGCGCTGATGTCGAAGGTCGTGGCCGACGGCACGCTCAAGGTCAAGTTCCCGATCAACGAGCCCGCCGTCGCCAAGAAGAAGTCCCAGATCGACGAGTACCTGGAGTTCTACGGCGGCGCCGGCGTCCAGCACATCGCGCTCAACACCAACGACATCGTGCAGACCGTACGCACGATGCGCGCCGCCGGTGTCGAGTTCCTGGACACCCCCGACTCCTACTACGACACCCTCGGCCAGTGGGTCGGCGACACCCGCGTGCCCGTGGAGACCCTGCGCGAGCTGAAGATCCTCGCCGACCGCGACGAGGACGGCTACCTGCTGCAGATCTTCACCAAGCCGGTCCAGGACCGCCCGACCGTCTTCTTCGAACTCATCGAACGGCACGGCTCGATGGGCTTCGGCAAGGGCAACTTCAAGGCCCTGTTCGAGGCGATCGAGCGCGAGCAGGAGCGCCGCGGGAACCTCTGA